From Prosthecobacter sp., the proteins below share one genomic window:
- a CDS encoding PstS family phosphate ABC transporter substrate-binding protein, translated as MKLALSVLFITLASALTSQAQTTLRIRGSDTLGAKLVPALAEGFKKQGGKVSFDIAAEGSSTAFTNLAAGTAEIGMSSRKIKADERTLCRSKGIDINEIEIAWDMITVVVNKNNPVADLKKKQVMQIFAGDIKDWSEVGGTPGPISVYTRNTSSGTYKDFMTMAMKGREYGSNSQKMAGNEQIVSEVASNTNGIGYIGYAYAGSKGIKVVSIDGASPNPAAVKSYVLARPTFLYTGGEPSGTVKEFIDFCRSPAGAAIITKAGFVLVN; from the coding sequence ATGAAACTCGCCCTCTCCGTCCTTTTCATCACCCTTGCCTCGGCTTTGACCTCCCAAGCCCAGACCACGCTCCGCATCCGTGGTTCCGACACGCTGGGTGCCAAGCTTGTCCCCGCCCTCGCTGAAGGCTTCAAGAAGCAGGGCGGCAAAGTCAGCTTCGACATCGCCGCCGAAGGCTCCTCCACCGCTTTCACCAATCTCGCCGCTGGCACCGCCGAAATCGGCATGTCCTCCCGCAAGATCAAGGCCGACGAGCGCACCCTCTGCCGCAGCAAGGGCATCGACATCAACGAAATCGAGATCGCCTGGGACATGATCACCGTCGTGGTGAACAAGAATAACCCCGTCGCCGACCTCAAAAAGAAGCAGGTCATGCAGATCTTTGCCGGTGACATCAAAGATTGGAGCGAGGTCGGCGGCACCCCCGGCCCGATCTCCGTGTACACCCGCAACACCTCCTCCGGCACCTACAAAGACTTCATGACCATGGCCATGAAGGGCCGCGAATACGGCTCCAACAGCCAGAAAATGGCCGGCAACGAGCAGATCGTCTCCGAAGTGGCCTCCAACACCAACGGCATCGGATACATTGGCTATGCCTACGCAGGCTCCAAGGGCATCAAAGTCGTCTCCATCGACGGCGCTTCGCCCAATCCGGCTGCGGTGAAGAGCTACGTCCTCGCCCGCCCCACCTTCCTTTACACCGGCGGCGAGCCCTCCGGCACCGTCAAGGAGTTCATCGACTTCTGCCGCAGCCCCGCCGGTGCCGCCATTATCACCAAGGCAGGCTTCGTGCTCGTCAATTGA
- the pstC gene encoding phosphate ABC transporter permease subunit PstC encodes MDSSESPSRPPLRTLLVRNRKRTVLGMDPQQVIKYFFGLNASTAVIVLVLIMLFLLREGIDFLPTYRTELVTYRRAGLEFCDIIDKPLKEHQSLSSSLRQSVSGSLDTLGKTARDRRDTAFLLRNQAEEKATQQRETLEQALEQTPPPAADKLDILRREQQKAAADAAASLVYPDLFTAAEKQQLQTEFAALTPEVTDLPPFLQTLAAAFTAKDREARTKFEGLVTAQEEFEEAPEGLQEVLDELKEHAKETKKAADAFHALETNRQRLLKAAAKAKDADKKAKLTKEAEASVAEPVNLEERTKELTARAGELREQLENYVKDAEKASASLPQEAGTPAATAMLADVRAKLPVHVKEMRDAALQLDQWRSDKPVSMISVIGAFFFGSKWITNSSWQDFFGFVPLLTGSLVIALIAILIATPISVIAAIYTNQFASEREKEIIKPIIEFIQAIPSVVLGFIGISLVGNLIKDFSEVSWLQWVPGFPIQERLNMFNAGCLLAFMAVPTMFSLSEDALNNVPRAYIDASDALGATKLQTVFRVIVPAGISGILSAILLGLGRVIGETMVVLLVAGNRIAIPDFSAGPGVIFQPAHTLTGIIAQELGEVSRGSSHWQALFMVGIVLFAISLLVNWCARAVARRFEPHKA; translated from the coding sequence ATGGACAGTTCTGAGTCACCCTCTCGGCCCCCGCTGCGCACCCTGCTCGTCAGGAACCGCAAACGCACCGTGCTGGGGATGGACCCTCAACAGGTCATCAAGTATTTCTTCGGCTTGAACGCCAGCACCGCCGTCATCGTGCTGGTGCTCATCATGCTCTTCCTCTTGCGCGAGGGCATCGACTTCCTGCCTACCTACCGCACCGAACTCGTCACTTACCGACGCGCCGGGCTGGAATTCTGCGACATCATCGACAAACCGCTCAAAGAGCACCAGTCGCTCTCCAGCAGTCTGCGCCAGTCGGTGAGCGGTTCGCTCGACACCCTCGGCAAAACCGCCCGCGACCGCCGTGACACCGCCTTTTTGCTCAGAAACCAGGCCGAGGAAAAAGCCACGCAGCAACGCGAAACACTCGAACAAGCCTTGGAGCAAACACCACCGCCAGCGGCTGACAAACTCGACATCCTTCGCCGCGAGCAGCAAAAAGCCGCCGCAGATGCCGCTGCATCACTGGTTTACCCCGATCTCTTCACCGCAGCGGAGAAACAACAGCTTCAGACCGAGTTCGCCGCGCTGACTCCCGAAGTCACCGATCTCCCGCCCTTCCTGCAAACCCTCGCCGCCGCATTTACCGCCAAAGATCGCGAGGCCCGCACGAAATTCGAAGGGCTCGTCACCGCCCAGGAGGAATTCGAAGAGGCACCCGAAGGTCTTCAAGAAGTGCTCGATGAACTCAAGGAGCACGCCAAGGAGACCAAGAAGGCGGCTGACGCGTTCCACGCTCTCGAAACCAACCGCCAGCGCCTCCTCAAAGCCGCCGCCAAGGCCAAGGATGCGGATAAAAAAGCCAAACTCACCAAAGAGGCCGAAGCGTCCGTCGCCGAACCGGTGAATCTCGAAGAGCGTACCAAAGAACTCACCGCCCGTGCCGGAGAATTGCGCGAGCAGCTCGAAAACTACGTCAAAGACGCCGAAAAAGCCTCTGCTTCGCTGCCGCAGGAAGCCGGAACGCCCGCCGCCACCGCCATGCTCGCCGATGTGCGCGCCAAACTGCCCGTGCATGTGAAGGAAATGCGCGATGCGGCGCTGCAACTTGATCAGTGGCGCTCCGACAAACCCGTTTCGATGATCAGCGTCATCGGCGCGTTCTTCTTCGGCTCGAAATGGATCACCAACAGCTCCTGGCAGGATTTCTTCGGCTTCGTGCCGCTGCTCACCGGCTCTCTCGTCATCGCGCTCATCGCCATCCTCATCGCCACGCCGATCAGCGTCATCGCCGCGATCTACACGAACCAGTTCGCCTCCGAACGCGAAAAAGAGATCATCAAGCCGATCATCGAGTTCATTCAGGCTATTCCATCGGTTGTGCTGGGCTTCATCGGCATCTCCCTCGTGGGGAATTTAATCAAGGACTTCAGCGAGGTGAGCTGGCTGCAATGGGTGCCCGGCTTCCCGATCCAGGAACGCCTGAATATGTTCAACGCGGGCTGCCTGCTCGCCTTCATGGCCGTGCCCACGATGTTCAGCCTCTCCGAAGACGCACTGAATAATGTCCCACGCGCCTACATCGACGCTTCGGATGCTCTCGGAGCCACGAAACTGCAAACCGTCTTCCGCGTGATCGTCCCCGCGGGCATCTCCGGCATTCTCTCCGCCATCCTGCTCGGTCTCGGCCGTGTGATTGGTGAAACGATGGTCGTGTTGCTCGTCGCGGGCAACCGCATCGCCATTCCCGACTTCAGCGCCGGTCCCGGCGTCATCTTCCAGCCCGCGCACACGCTCACCGGCATCATCGCGCAGGAACTGGGCGAGGTTTCACGCGGCAGTTCACATTGGCAGGCGCTATTCATGGTCGGCATCGTGCTGTTTGCCATCTCGCTGCTCGTCAACTGGTGCGCCCGTGCCGTGGCCCGCCGCTTCGAACCCCACAAGGCATGA